In Rhineura floridana isolate rRhiFlo1 chromosome 22, rRhiFlo1.hap2, whole genome shotgun sequence, a single genomic region encodes these proteins:
- the LOC133375172 gene encoding filaggrin-2-like: MSQLLGNIDSIISAFNKYAKSDGDCATLTKGELKHIIQKEFAEVIVNPHKPETIETILQLLDKDFDGKVDFQEFTVLVFKVAKACYKKDQECQGTEGQPKKSGSSRRQQDASAPDRDSTRQASREQEKASDADSQCSSQDGKWEPHKSDSCCDKELLKREQEPTSRSPQKPLGVCPNQKETKEHLRAEKEPKHRASRVERRAEHCCTKPLQKEPQTVDEDLNGRSPQEALRLDEDSAQETQRSKVRQSSQLHKREEQGCTGPHKPEQDQPGQQGTHEREQTLSQRDTHKPPKKEEDVVKPKSQGTVGRAYQRQEQEPQASRAIQDHQAERSSSGCQEGRASMFEQHSTCRREQGPQRGERSTRQQGCNPKTREQDPNSKPAEEHQETEGDSCEQPTKEIQGSERARSCQPGCRFPTHGKQLTRPQECQSRGPKQASTGREEQESQAPEEAATSHEECQSLTAEQRQAHREDQKPKNAEQNQYRCHECPPLTPEQDLSPQEETKPQSSEKEASCEEAQTSEKVTTGHQSLTRKQHQPCSEETKPQTSGHSQYGHHECQSPEQAPSSQEETKPQTSKTAASCEPTETPEKATAGLQKDEPLTSGQCKPPQDKKKPQNSGQGQYRSDKCRSLTSEQAHSPQKDTKPQTQEREESYESAETPEKTTTGHRECRSLTRRHHQPCSEETKPQNSGHCQCRRHECQSPEQAPSSQEKTKPQTSKTAASCEPTETPEKATAGHQKDEPLTSGQCKPPQDKRKPQNSGQGQYRSDECQSRTSEQAHSPQKDTKPQTQEREESCESAETPEKAPTHHQEDESLTSERGKPPQDERKPQNSGHSQYQCNECQPLTPQQALSPQEETKPMVSETEACCKPMERAAAGHHKCPSSIPRHHQPHPEERKPRSSGQSQYRCHCDCCSLTPEQAPSPQPGMPLQTQEREANCGLMETPATQGPRESLARQPFRSAWPQQHRRVLQFPSPWSPKH, from the exons ATGTCCCAACTCCTTGGTAACATTGACAGCATCATCAGTGCTTTCAACAAGTATGCAAAGAGCGATGGGGACTGCGCAACGCTGACCAAGGGCGAGCTGAAGCACATTATCCAGAAGGAGTTTGCCGAGGTGATCGTG AACCCACACAAACCCGAGACGATTGAGACCATTCTGCAGCTGCTCGACAAAGATTTTGATGGCAAGGTGGACTTTCAGGAGTTCACCGTCCTGGTGTTCAAAGTGGCCAAGGCCTGCTACAAGAAAGACCAGGAGTGCCAAGGAACAGAAGGACAGCCCAAGAAATCAGGGAGCAGCAGACGGCAACAGGATGCATCGGCCCCGGACAGAGACTCAACCCGTCAAGCTTCCCGAGAGCAAGAGAAAGCTTCTGATGCTGACTCTCAGTGCTCGTCTCAAGACGGAAAGTGGGAGCCTCACAAATCGGACTCATGCTGTGATAAAGAACTCCTAAAACGAGAGCAGGAGCCAACTTCCCGATCTCCACAGAAGCCTTTGGGGGTATGTCCAAATCAGAAGGAGACCAAGGAGCATCTAAGGGCAGAGAAGGAACCAAAGCACCGAGCTTCTCGGGTGGAACGGAGAGCAGAGCACTGTTGCACCAAGCCTTTGCAGAAGGAACCTCAAACTGTAGATGAGGACCTCAACGGCCGAAGTCCACAAGAGGCTCTCAGACTAGATGAAGACTCGGCTCAAGAAACTCAAAGGAGCAAAGTCCGGCAGTCGTCCCAGCTACATAAGAGAGAGGAACAGGGCTGCACAGGGCCACACAAACCAGAGCAAGACCAGCCAGGTCAACAAGGTACTCACGAGAGAGAGCAAACTCTGAGTCAGAGAGACACCCACAAACCACCAAAGAAAGAAGAGGATGTGGTGAAGCCAAAGTCACAGGGAACAGTCGGAAGAGCATACCAAAGGCAGGAGCAGGAACCTCAAGCTTCCAGGGCCATCCAGGATCACCAGGCAGAACGGTCTTCAtcaggctgccaggaaggaagagcTTCAATGTTTGAGCAACATTCAACCTGCCGGCGAGAGCAGGGGCCTCAGAGAGGAGAGAGGTCAACACGCCAACAGGGATGTAATCCCAAGACACGAGAACAAGACCCAAATAGTAAACCTGCAGAGGAGCATCAGGAAACAGAGGGCGATTCTTGTGAACAGCCAACAAAGGAAATTCAAGGATCAGAACGTGCCCGGAGTTGTCAACCAGGCTGTAGATTTCCCACACATGGGAAGCAACTGACTCGGCCACAAGAATGTCAGTCTCGAGGTCCCAAGCAGGCCTCGACTGGCCGAGAGGAGCAAGAGTCTCAAGCTCCAGAGGAAGCCGCAACTAGCCATGAAGAATGTCAGTCATTGACTGCAGAACAACGCCAAGCACATCGAGAGGACCAGAAGCCTAAAAATGCAGAGCAGAATCAATATCGCTGTCATGAATGTCCACCTCTGACACCAGAGCAGGACCTTTCTCCTCAAGAGGAAACAAAGCCTCAGTCTTCAGAGAAGGAAGCCAGCTGTGAGGAGGCACAGACATCAGAGAAGGTCACAACTGGTCATCAGTCTTTGACAAGAAAACAACATCAGCCTTGTTCAGAGGAGACTAAGCCTCAAACCTCAGGGCACAGCCAATATGGCCACCATGAATGTCAGTCACCAGAGCAGGCCCCTTCCTCACAAGAGGAGACAAAGCCTCAGACATCCAAGACAGCAGCAAGCTGTGAGCCAACAGAGACTCCAGAGAAGGCCACAGCTGGCCTTCAGAAAGATGAACCTTTGACATCAGGACAATGCAAACCCCCTCAAGACAAGAAGAAGCCTCAAAACTCAGGGCAGGGCCAATATCGGAGTGACAAATGTCGGTCTCTAACATCAGAGCAGGCCCATTCCCCTCAAAAGGACACAAAGCCTCAGACCCAGGAGAGAGAAGAAAGCTATGAGTCAGCAGAGACTCCAGAGAAGACTACAACTGGTCATCGTGAATGTCGATCTTTGACAAGAAGACATCATCAACCTTGTTCAGAGGAGACTAAGCCTCAAAACTCAGGGCACTGCCAATGTCGCCGCCATGAATGTCAGTCACCAGAGCAGGCCCCTTCCTCACAAGAGAAGACAAAGCCTCAGACATCCAAGACAGCAGCAAGCTGTGAGCCAACAGAGACTCCAGAGAAGGCCACAGCTGGCCATCAGAAAGATGAACCTTTGACATCAGGACAATGCAAACCCCCTCAAGACAAGAGGAAGCCTCAGAACTCAGGGCAGGGCCAATATCGGAGTGACGAATGTCAGTCTCGAACATCAGAGCAGGCCCATTCCCCTCAAAAGGACACAAAGCCTCAGACCCAGGAGAGAGAAGAAAGCTGTGAGTCAGCAGAGACTCCAGAGAAGGCCCCAACTCACCATCAGGAAGATGAATCTTTGACCTCAGAACGAGGCAAACCCCCTCAAGACGAGAGGAAGCCTCAAAACTCAGGTCACAGTCAGTATCAGTGTAATGAATGTCAGCCTCTGACACCACAGCAGGCCCTTTCTCCTCAAGAGGAGACAAAGCCCATGGTATCAGAGACAGAAGCCTGCTGTAAGCCAATGGAACGGGCAGCAGCTGGCCATCACAAATGTCCATCTTCAATCCCAAGGCATCATCAACCTCATCCAGAGGAGAGGAAGCCTCGAAGCTCAGGGCAGAGCCAGTATCGCTGTCATTGTGACTGCTGCTCTCTGACACCAGAGCAGGCCCCTTCCCCTCAACCAGGAATGCCACTTCAGACACAGGAGAGGGAAGCCAACTGCGGGCTAATGGAGACTCCAGCCACCCAAGGGCCAAGAGAGTCTTTGGCCAGGCAGCCCTTCAGATCTGCTTGGCCCCAGCAACATCGAAGAGTGTTGCAGTTCCCTTCTCCATGGTCCCCGAAACACTAA